The genomic region CATTGAGACTTGGCACAGATGGCTGCTCGAGGCCATAAACGAGGAGCCATCCATTCTAGAACCAATCAAAAACTACATCTTCCTCCCTCTGTTCAAGGCGGATAAGTCTGAAGCCCTGGGTTTCTTGAAGAGAATGAATGAACATGAGGCTGTCTCTGCAGGTCATGAGATAGACATCAATCTCCCGGCTCTGCTACAGCTGGCAGCGTTAGAGATCGGCAAGAAGGTTGGCTTAGTAGAAGAGCCAGGTAAGGCACCAAATGAACATATCCTAATGCCTGCTAATTTGCAACAGCACTCGGCGATGATAAATCTGCCGATAGCGACTCATCGATTGTGCTCGACGAGAAGGTTCTAGAGAGTGTCCTGGCCCATCCATCTCACGAAGTTCGCTCTCTCGCACTTTCACTACTCATGAGCTCTCCATCAACGACAAGGCCATATTCATCCACAGCCCTTGACCTACTCCGCAAGCATCTCGCCACATACTTTGCCGATTCAGATGCCAAGTTCAGAAATGAAGTAGCCGGAAAGGTTCGAGACATGTTCAGAAGGGTCAGGGGTGCCATCTTCgtgctcaagaagagcatCCCAAGAGCCGCCGCCCGTAAGCAAAAGCAACAGCCAGGCCAGGTCCAGGAGCAACATATCCTTTATCGGACCAACCTTATATCTCTCCCCGAAGCTCAGCTGGTGCACTGCTTGGAGTATCACGAGAAGTTCCTATACTGGTACATTGGCTTCTTGTGTAGTGAGTTAACACCTACTGCTTCTTATCAGCGACATAGTGCTTCTCTCAAGGCCGTCACTTTCATTCTTCGAATGGAAGGAGAAAAGTCCAAAACGTGGGAGACTGCAGATGACCAGACACTATTCTTTGATCAGTTTGGCAGCTCATGGCTCCGAGCTTTGTCTGACTTGATCATGGATCCCTTTGATGACATTCGAAGTCATGCTGCCACGGTACTCAGATGGATCTTTTCGGATAGCCGGTACAGGAACTTCTACCTGATGGCCCGGCAAGGCAAACTAAATCCCACTGAAGAGCTTACAGAACTTCTGAGACGGACTGAAGAGCTTGCTCGCAAGACTGCTCGAGCTGATCATTCAGACGGTGTCGCTAGAGTATCTCAGCTACTGTATAGGCTCTCTGAAAATGAGCAACATCGAGTCGCACTTCTTTCAAAGCTGATAGGAGGCCTGGAAGCGAGGCTAGTAGTCGCAGAGAAGGATCTCGGCAGAGCGGTTCTAGATGCGCCGCTGCACGGTGATTTTGCTTCCCTGTGCTACATGTGGCAGGTGGTTTCAGAGCTTCAGTTTTCTGAAGGCGAGTTACAGTCCGTACAGGCTCTGCAAGACGCTCTGGTCACTTGCTGCGAAAGAGTCTGGGCAGCAGTCCGCGACATTCTCTGTGATGACTCGCCTGAAGGCCATTTGCCCCAGGAGctagaagaggttgatggaCTTGACACCAAAGATGTGTTGAGCTACAGCTTCCGATCTGTACATGAAGCCAGGTAAGTCGATCAATGACTTTGAGTATTGCTTCAACTAAAAAGAGTAGCAATCTTATGCGCATCATTATCCTCTCTATCAAGCAACACTCCCGCCAAGGCAGAATCTGCCCGTCAAAGGAAGCTTATGAAAGAATAGGGAACTTATCCTTTACCCAACTAGCCAGTCTAAGACACCGCGGCGCTTTTACGACCGTCGCCCTTACTTTCTCTACATGCTGCCAACTTGTTAAGCACCTAGACCAAGCTAAAGCTGGCGCTGAGGGTGGTACtactcttcttgagcagTGGTATGCGGTAAGTTAACTATCTACCTGCTGAGTCACTACATTTTCAAAACGTATACTCTACAAGATATGGAATAGAAGGTTAGGAACTGACCAAAAGTAGGGCACGTTAGAAGCCATCAACGCTCAGGTATCGACCACTCGGCGATCTGCCGGTATCCCTGCCATGATGACAGGCGTCTTATCCGCCAATGCACCTAATCCTTCCTTTGAACAAGTTATGAACAAGCTCATGGAGATCGCCAGCCAAGAAGCCCGCGTCACTGAGACAGACGGTTCGAATCTGCCCCAGGTCCATGCTTATAATTGCCTGAAGGATATCTTCAAGAGCTCCTACTTGACAGCCATGGGCAACAAGTCTGAGAAATTCTTACCGCAGTGCCTCGAGCTGGCAGCCAATGGCCTCAAGTCTGAACTATGGGCCATCCGTAACTGCGGCTTGATTCTACTCCGAAGTCTCATTGACTGTCTCTTTGGATCCCATCAGAGCAAAGCACTCATGGAAGCAGGCTGGGATGGTAAAGCCAACCGGATCGCCTACCACCGATACCCTTCCCTTCCAAGGACTCTCCTCCACCTTCTGAAGTCAGGCCACCAGATGATGGCGTCCATTGCTGCCAGTTCAGCTGCGGCCGAGTCAGTCTTCCCAGCCCTTGACATCATTCGAAGAGCCGGTCCCCCCGAGGTACTTCGTGAAGAGCTTCAGATACATATCGCAAAGTATCTAGCCAGCCCGGTGTGGCACGTCCGCGAGATTGCAGCCCGAACTCTATGCTCGTGTCTCCTGCACGCTAAATGGCTCGATACTATCACCAGTATTGCCGCTGAGTCTGTTCACTCTCAAATCGGGAATGTTCAGAACCATGTCCATGGCGTTCTGCTGGCACTAAAGTATATCGTTGATCGGTTGAGCGAGGTTATGCCTGAGCAGTTGCAACGTGAGAAAGACTGCATCGACAAATTAGAAAATCCGCTAACACGTACTATACAGACGACATCCCCAAGCTCTCCGGTTTTCTCATTGAGTACTGGCGCGAAATCCAGGCCTTGGACTCACCTGAGATTCCTGCCGCGTATCTTGAGGTCGCAAATCTTGTACGAGCACTCCCCAGGCCCGGGTCAATTGATCCTATCCAACTCGAATTCCCTACCTCCAACAACCGAGAGGGGGCTCTACTCAGGGCACAGAGGGTAATCCACGAAGTCCACTCCATCGCCGAGGGTAGCGGCCCCATCGAAAACCTCAACACCTTATTCCTGAGCAAGACCATGGGCGTCAACACGATAGTGGCTGGCCTTGAGACAGTTCCTAGGCTTTGGGACATTTCTCGCCTCTCAGAGCAGGACGTGGGCAAGTTCTGCAACCTGTACCGCGATGTTTGTGTCAAGATTGGACCCGTTGAGCCTCGTGTTATTGCTCTGCAGAACCTCACAGAGATCCTGGACCAGGTTCTAAAGAGTGGAAATATCAGCCTCGTTTCACCGGATCTGCTTCTGGAGGTTTGGAGCAGCCTGCCACTGAGTTCTATCAACCCAGCTCTTGCCAACGCGGTAATCAGAATCAGTGGCTGtatcatcgccatcctctGTAGAGCACAGGTTGTCACCCCAGAGGGAATCAAGAACTGGGGACATATGATGGCCGATGCCGGTCTGGATGACAAGGTGAGTGAAGGGGAAGCCAGTGATATACGATCTTTGACCACTAAAACCTTTGCAGGATTTTGATACTCGTCTCGCTACAGTCGAATCACTCTGCTCATTCTTTTCCATCATTGAGGTGGGCCAACCATGGACTCAAGAAGAACACCTTGCAGCTATCCTCGCTCTCTATGACTCCCtcaacgatgacgacgacgatattCGAGACGTGGGATCCGCAACAGTCCAGAGCATTCTAGGTAAAGCTCTTGTACCTATCGAAGCGGCAAATCGTCTTCTCTTATGGCTAGCCCAGCACTACGCTGGTAGCCCAACGTTCCGCCAGGTCGTTGTGCGTCGCATCATGGGTGACTCTCGGTACCCAACCCCCAAGAACAACGCGGTCTCTATTCAGGACCAGCTGCAGGAGGCAATGAAGTTTGATGATTCACTCTTTGTCATTGAGAAGCAGAACTTGTTCGTGGATGAGGTCAGAGAGACACAGCGCTGGATTGGTCTCTACGAGAACCTGACATGGGAGTCTAATGACCCTTCTCTCGACTCACTTACGACATGGACCAGTGCCGGGTTAGAAGCAATGCAGAATCTCGCGAGACAAGAAGACGGACCTCTTGGCTATGCGTCAAAACCTGAGGTCTTCGCCATCTTATCACGGGTTGTTCGTGCTTCGGCAGCGATAGCAAGAAAACAGCCTGATTCTGGTCTCTGTGAGAGGATCAACAAGTCAGGCAGTGTTGTGCAAGACGGCCTGGGACATATGTCAGGTCTTTTGTTACAGTCTTTCTAGGAAACTTCACAAACAAAGAGATAAGCCTGCAAGTAaaacaagaaaagagaaaagtaATGATTTAATGCTATATATGATTTATTGAAAAACGAGCTCCCCTGACGCCTTGCAGTAGAATAACGGCCGTAACACGTGTGCGGTATGTGAATAATAGTAGTTTTTATGAGCAACTCCCCCCCTTTCCTCTCCTGACTAAGTCAATACTTTCCAACATGGTATCTCAAACTTCTGTGTGGGCTCTTTGAATGCTCTTAATGGACGGTGATGGAGAACCTGGACTGTCCAGCAGCCCGTTCTTACCAAGCTTGCGGACAAGCATCGTATTCTGTGCCTGCAACTCGCCAACCTGTCCTTCAAGGAGCTCGATCTGACGACGAGCAACATCTCGCTCTGCACGAACGCGCTCAAGTTCAAGTGAGAggttgttcttctcttcctgcTCGGCTGCTTTGCGACGTCGCTCTTCAGCCTTACGCTGGTCCCGCTCACGTTTCTCCTCGAGCTTGCGCATCTCGCGGCGATACTTCTCTTCCTGCTTAGCCACCTCCTTTTCATGCTTCTCACGCAACTTGGCCAGTGTAGCAGcgtccttctccttgtccCCAAGAAGCTTGCTCTGTCGCCGCTCCTCAAGACgagccatcttctcatcaagctttttcttcttttgttcgagcttcttgagttccTTATCGGCTAGTGACTGCTGTGATTGCTGCGGGTTGGAGCGGGAAGTCTCCGATTGGGACTCAACAAGACTATCGGGGGATTTGTTCTCGGCAGTCACACTCTTCTCAAGGGCTGACGCAAAGCTTCGGATGGAGGAGGTGTCGCTATCGTCATCATGTTGCTCCTCAGCAATCGCGTGAGTGTCGGACACACTCCCATCAGTGGACACGAAATCAGAACCAGTTCCCCAGGTCTTGAGCAGGCTTGTAGGAATATAGGAACTGGCAGCCCCTATAGCACCAGCTATGACACCATACAGCCCATTACTGCCCGGGAAAGGGTCGTCTTGGTTTGGAGACATGGCAGTTTCAGCCTTGGTGTTTTCAAGATTAGCAGTAGGGTTCGGTGGAGCCGTGGACTTTGCATCGTTCGTTATGGATGCTTCAGTGACGTCAGTAGTCTTATTTGCTTCGCCAGTCTCTTCCGGCTCAGCAAATCCATGCATAGCCTTCGACGTCACCCACTTAAggaacttgccagcatcaCCCACGATGCCTGGTGGTGTCCCCTTCTCGATAAGAAAGCGCGGGACGCTGCCGCCAGGGTCACTACGAGTCACCATGAGCCATTCGACAGCCGTGGCAGGTTCGTCGAGTGGCATTGAACCGTGGCCCTCGCTGCCAGGTTTTGGGCTTGCTATCCTCCCCTCGTCTCGATTCAGGAGATCGGCCGACGACAGGGATCTCTTAGAGGCAAAGTTGTCGACTGGGACTTCACGAATTACTTCGACTGATTCGTAGTAGCCACGGATAATGCCCTGGCGGGGAGGACACTCGGGGTGCTCGCAAGGTTTTGAGACTATCATGTACTGTCGGAGGGGCCGGGATCCTTGGGCGGGTTTCACGGAGGTCTCGGAAGTCAGAAGAAGAGTCACAAAGTCTCGCGGGGCGGTCGGACCAGGGAACTGGGCAGAAAGTTGAAAGACTATTGGTGGTCAGCTAAAGATGTTTTGGTAGTGATGGCATGATTCGGCGTACCTTGCAGTTGGCCATGATCACCAATCTGCTTGTCCTCCACGCGCTTGTCGGCACCGATACCACGGATATTGCCACTTCCAGGAGCACCTTGGACCTTCATCGTCTCCGAAAACTCAACAGAAAGACCCTTCTTCCAGTCGTCAAAGGACAGCCCTTCGTGTACACTCCGGCGAGCAAACCATGCGCCGCGTCCATCTTTGGCGCTCAGCTTATAGACGTTGATCCCGAGAGGATTCTCTTTCGCGCTGACTTTAATCTCCTTCCACTCCTTCTGCAGATCTTGTGCCTGGCCGATGGCTTCAGCTTTCTGTCGCAGGGTCAGAGCACGTTTGATATCGGGAGCTGAAGCCGCTGACTCCGTCTTGGATCGAGCTCGTCCTGCAGAGCTTGAAGCGTCCTTCTTGGCTGGCGCTGGAATAGATTCGACTACGGTCTGCGTCTCGGAAAGAACATCGGCTAGGAACTCTTCAAGGTCGTCTTGGGGCACCTGTTCCCACTCAACAGGGCCCATAGCCCCTAGAGGTTCGTGGTGATTTACCCCCATAGCTGCTGGCCGAGTGGATAGATAGGTATGGAGATTAACGGCGGATGGATTGGATTTAGTTAGTGATCAGAGTAGGTGTGAGAGTAGGAGTATCTAGTATCTAGCAAAATATGAGCCTCGTACCTGCTTACGAGATAAAACAAGGAAAGTCCAAAAAGTCGCTAAGTttcaaagatgaagacgTCAGAAGTAGAACAAGATGAGATaaagccaagaagaccaaCGACCAACCAACGCTAGAAATAGCAGTCGGAATCATACCAAGAACCTTTTTTATTCTCTCGGCCGCTATGGGCCATGATCAACTGCCGTCATTCCCGCGATTGACGTCACTAACCTAACCTCCACTATAGGTAGTAGGTAACCTTCAGTGGCCAAGCCTAGCCCCTCACCTACACCACCTCAATACCCTCACAGCTTAGTCATCCACGACAATGTCCCCTCGCAGCATCGGGAGCACGGCATCGAGTTACCAAGGTAGCTCATGAATATACAAAGTACTAAGGTAATCTCAATCTCTTACATTTCCGAGAGGTGGCTATTTCATAGATAATTAAAGTAGGACAAGGCACTGTCAGCTGTGATAAGGCAAACAGACCCCGCTGCATCCTTGGTTCTCCGTATAAACGAAAACGACTAGAATTATGCATAATCAATTCCAGAATATCCTACTCCCGATTAGTCAAGCTGCTGCCCATGTTAAAGCACTGCTTCTCGGAATTTGTGACAGAGTCCGCTCCGCCTACGTACGTATGATGACAGATGAAATTCGCCAGGCGAGGGCGAGCCCGAGAGTTCTATTCACCTCGCAAGTGCTTGCTTACACATATATGTATAGCTAGCTACCAAGGAAACTTACTTAGGGCGCCCTACCCAATAACAAAGTATGCTCTTTCTAGTGTATTACACAATCGACAACTTCCGATCCTTCATCGCAACCTGATAGTCCTGCTTACAGCTCCCGCAGTAAGTATCCCGCCACTGCTCGAGGGCCTGCCGTCTCTTAGCTGGTATAGGCTCCATGACCTTCTGTGACCCCTTGCCGGCTTCTGCCCCTTTCTTCTGCCCCTTTGCGTCGCCCTGCTGCTGAAGCATAGTATCCAGTTCATCACAGAGGAACTTTTCATCTACCAACCAATTCTCCCATTCTGACTGTAGCATCTCTCGCTCAATGCTGTTGACAACCCTCATGGCTACTAACAAGTCATGTCGGTACGATCCTAGCCGTTGTCGAGTCCGTCGAAGTCGACGGGCTGTAGCACGACTAGTAGGTGTAGCCAAACTAGCACCGGCATCCTCCCAGGGCGCATCCATATCTGTCGTATCCAGTAGATCCTTGAAGGTCGAGAAGCATGTGCTGTTTTCGGGAAAAGACAACCCTTGATTAGTCCCCGATGCTGCATCCAGATCCGCAAAGTATATGGCCTTGCTCATCATGGAGTTGGGTCGAATTCCGATGTTTTGCATGAATCCTGCTGCTCTTCGCTCTCTCCACCACGTCGAAGTCTCGTTCGACGTTAGTAGGAGATTTGTCAGTGTGCTGAATGCGAGAAGCGCAAGGATGATCCACTGAGCTGTAATCAAGTTGAACAAGTTGCGCAGCACAGCGATAGCCCACATGATGAGTGACGATACTGCACTCTCTCCCAGGGACCGAATCGTCTCAAACACCATCGTCGTCAGGGTTCGAGGCTTGATGGCCTGCTTCTTTGTTGAATCTGTTGCAGCAGGCGAGAAGACCACCACCTCTGTCTGTTGCCCAATCTGACCGTACACCTGAATTGCTCTGTTTGTTCGGCTGCGAGTTCCAAGCTTTCGAACTTGATCCGTAGCAACCTCGGCCAACTCTTCAGCGTCACTTGCAGCATCGTGAATGGCTTGGCGGTCAATCAGGTTTTTGGAGAGCGCTGGGTTTTTCGACCAATCCGTTTTTGTGTAGATGGCTAGTTTGCACTTGGACTTGGCTACATGCGTTATGACAATCTTGGTCACAACCTTGAACCAGCTTGAGTGAGGCAGATGCCACGCCGTCTTGACATGAGTCACCACGTACGTAACGTGATCGCTGAAGACATCGATGATCTGGTAGTCGTTAACATCGGCCGTTTTGGACCGACCCAagacatctttgtagtcAACCTTGAACTGGAAGTCACGTCTCATCCTGCCTTGATCAACTAGAACCCAGGGTCCTTGAGCGATCTGCTGAGCACGTCGTTCAAAGTACAGCTTTGGGAATACGAAACTCTTGTCACCGAACAAAACGTGGAAGCAGGACTTGGCACTAATTTCAAAGTGTCGCTCAGCCGCCATCTCCTTCATGCCCTCTGGTTCATAAATGACAGGTCGAGCTGGCAAGTGAAGTTTATGGTTATGTCGAGTCCTCGATTTCGAAAGACGAAGCGGAGGGCTGAACTCCATACGCCGAGCAACGGGCCGCCCCATCGAAGTACCGTCATCCATGGGCGTGTTTGCCGAGACCTCCTCCCAGCTTTCGACACTGGGACTTGGGCGGTCATAGTCTTCCATTTCGAGATTGATCAAGGTGGTGATGATCGCCTCAACATCCATGGGCTCCTCAGCCTGGATGTCATCGATTAATAGGTTGAGACGAGTGTGGAGTAGACCAAGGTCCTCCAAGAAGACTTTGATAGTGATCCTGGTATATCCTGTTTCGTTGGCGTTTTCATTCAGATGCAGGAAAATGAAGTCGCAGTCCCTGCCTGGCGCTGCCGTTACTTCActgatgatatcaaggctgataCTGTAGGCCGTTACGAGTCCTATTTGTTGTCCGTAGAAATACATATTGTCGGGTGTAACGTATATACGGCCATCGCCCGCCATGTCTGGCTTGCCGGGCCCTCGCTCAGGAGACCCAGTCCAGGCGGCCCGGAAGACAAGcaccagcttctcctccaaTGGCGCATCTGGGAAAAGGAGTCGAAACTGTGCGTGTTGCGCTCTCAACTCTGGGGGATAGTTTCGGGGGAAGTATTCGCCACCGTCCTTCCGCTGAACACCTTGTCCTACGGTGCTTCCAGGAACGACAACACCAATAGGGTCATCCTCATCGAGTCTGGGAAGGACGGGTTGTGGCGGTGCGTTCATTGCACCCCAGAGACTTGTTCCCCAGTAGTTCGCAACCACAGACGCAGGGAGCTTCCTATTGTTACCTACAGGTTGGCGTTCTCCTGCTGTCAGGACTGCAATACGACTCAATCCAGTCATCGAGGGTGGCTTGGCCAGGGTTGCTGGAGCCAAAGTGCCAACCTGTGTGTCAACTGATGGCAGCATGCTAGGCGTCTGTCTGAAATTTGTTGTGCTTCCAACAGACCCTGGAAATCCTGGCGGTAGCGTGTGGCTAGTAGCCATCATGCTAGCCAGTCCAGTCGTGGAAGCTGAACCTCCCTGTCCAGCTTCGGGGCCTTGGGTGCCAAAGGTTGCTTTGCGATGTAGGTCGAGTTTTTGGATGATTCTGGCAGCATGCTCACGGCCACTCTCGCCCTCCTCTCGAGCCAGGTCTCGACCCAGAGCAGTGATGGTACGA from Fusarium oxysporum Fo47 chromosome III, complete sequence harbors:
- a CDS encoding uncharacterized protein (of unknown function-domain containing protein) — encoded protein: MPVDSPPPAANQAGRAIPVGLNEAALDSPTFRVTAANFGDQVDAIEKWLNGYAQSTSKLLHDILALEETINTFLVKTMPSAADGVVDNDYTFLALKRVGDGWREYWIQMISTMKKMEGLVVDPIRQFIVGDLRNFKECRRAMEQAQRTFDSTLARYVSQSKTKEPSALREDAFAVFETRKAYLKASMDYCQLAPQLRFSMDKLLVKICSERWSQLRRAKEAAIDTTRWNQEMERIQGWSNEMGASEMVFRRELQSARREIGENALAGFKPSRELEDYSTSTVPFLGTRGPITVRLEEGATVVSEKQGWLFLRVLSGKPARHTWIRRWYYCRDGIFGWLIPGPLGVLQGDEIGVLLCNAKPAVAEDRRFCFEVKTKSQTILLQAETQGELTEWLEVFEVTKKRAFETSMNRTSASLPGSVDPAFSISPPSIPEFSAKALDAQIGIYDESSPSIDRTNTLPIPGPDGNLSTRQSFDVNGSISRRTITALGRDLAREEGESGREHAARIIQKLDLHRKATFGTQGPEAGQGGSASTTGLASMMATSHTLPPGFPGSVGSTTNFRQTPSMLPSVDTQVGTLAPATLAKPPSMTGLSRIAVLTAGERQPVGNNRKLPASVVANYWGTSLWGAMNAPPQPVLPRLDEDDPIGVVVPGSTVGQGVQRKDGGEYFPRNYPPELRAQHAQFRLLFPDAPLEEKLVLVFRAAWTGSPERGPGKPDMAGDGRIYVTPDNMYFYGQQIGLVTAYSISLDIISEVTAAPGRDCDFIFLHLNENANETGYTRITIKVFLEDLGLLHTRLNLLIDDIQAEEPMDVEAIITTLINLEMEDYDRPSPSVESWEEVSANTPMDDGTSMGRPVARRMEFSPPLRLSKSRTRHNHKLHLPARPVIYEPEGMKEMAAERHFEISAKSCFHVLFGDKSFVFPKLYFERRAQQIAQGPWVLVDQGRMRRDFQFKVDYKDVLGRSKTADVNDYQIIDVFSDHVTYVVTHVKTAWHLPHSSWFKVVTKIVITHVAKSKCKLAIYTKTDWSKNPALSKNLIDRQAIHDAASDAEELAEVATDQVRKLGTRSRTNRAIQVYGQIGQQTEVVVFSPAATDSTKKQAIKPRTLTTMVFETIRSLGESAVSSLIMWAIAVLRNLFNLITAQWIILALLAFSTLTNLLLTSNETSTWWRERRAAGFMQNIGIRPNSMMSKAIYFADLDAASGTNQGLSFPENSTCFSTFKDLLDTTDMDAPWEDAGASLATPTSRATARRLRRTRQRLGSYRHDLLVAMRVVNSIEREMLQSEWENWLVDEKFLCDELDTMLQQQGDAKGQKKGAEAGKGSQKVMEPIPAKRRQALEQWRDTYCGSSSTCEVNRTLGLALAWRISSVIIPTSRKSAMGVNHHEPLGAMGPVEWEQVPQDDLEEFLADVLSETQTVVESIPAPAKKDASSSAGRARSKTESAASAPDIKRALTLRQKAEAIGQAQDLQKEWKEIKVSAKENPLGINVYKLSAKDGRGAWFARRSVHEGLSFDDWKKGLSVEFSETMKVQGAPGSGNIRGIGADKRVEDKQIGDHGQLQVFQLSAQFPGPTAPRDFVTLLLTSETSVKPAQGSRPLRQYMIVSKPCEHPECPPRQGIIRGYYESVEVIREVPVDNFASKRSLSSADLLNRDEGRIASPKPGSEGHGSMPLDEPATAVEWLMVTRSDPGGSVPRFLIEKGTPPGIVGDAGKFLKWVTSKAMHGFAEPEETGEANKTTDVTEASITNDAKSTAPPNPTANLENTKAETAMSPNQDDPFPGSNGLYGVIAGAIGAASSYIPTSLLKTWGTGSDFVSTDGSVSDTHAIAEEQHDDDSDTSSIRSFASALEKSVTAENKSPDSLVESQSETSRSNPQQSQQSLADKELKKLEQKKKKLDEKMARLEERRQSKLLGDKEKDAATLAKLREKHEKEVAKQEEKYRREMRKLEEKRERDQRKAEERRRKAAEQEEKNNLSLELERVRAERDVARRQIELLEGQVGELQAQNTMLVRKLGKNGLLDSPGSPSPSIKSIQRAHTEV
- a CDS encoding putative death-receptor fusion protein-domain-containing protein gives rise to the protein MKDTAQQVDDLIANSNHISKWVEEQSSEEQSSWAQSIFTRLLESASQPRGASGNSCVKLCGFVEQSSKSQSQSLKLWAYSRDVTIQLFNFYVEWNESDNHRSMKLVLDLLPQLIRRNPDEKAGQETKSTILDNLVSIVTGKSSKPLAKSAIKALDHLLAKDIVTLDEIRSSYVTLQQKDTSKNPLEVWKSFIFELFHWMTLHFVCPTAGRFIVCVYRGLRSQDQRETSGQLSIETWHRWLLEAINEEPSILEPIKNYIFLPLFKADKSEALGFLKRMNEHEAVSAGHEIDINLPALLQLAALEIGKKVGLVEEPALGDDKSADSDSSIVLDEKVLESVLAHPSHEVRSLALSLLMSSPSTTRPYSSTALDLLRKHLATYFADSDAKFRNEVAGKVRDMFRRVRGAIFVLKKSIPRAAARKQKQQPGQVQEQHILYRTNLISLPEAQLVHCLEYHEKFLYWYIGFLCSELTPTASYQRHSASLKAVTFILRMEGEKSKTWETADDQTLFFDQFGSSWLRALSDLIMDPFDDIRSHAATVLRWIFSDSRYRNFYLMARQGKLNPTEELTELLRRTEELARKTARADHSDGVARVSQLLYRLSENEQHRVALLSKLIGGLEARLVVAEKDLGRAVLDAPLHGDFASLCYMWQVVSELQFSEGELQSVQALQDALVTCCERVWAAVRDILCDDSPEGHLPQELEEVDGLDTKDVLSYSFRSVHEASNLMRIIILSIKQHSRQGRICPSKEAYERIGNLSFTQLASLRHRGAFTTVALTFSTCCQLVKHLDQAKAGAEGGTTLLEQWYAGTLEAINAQVSTTRRSAGIPAMMTGVLSANAPNPSFEQVMNKLMEIASQEARVTETDGSNLPQVHAYNCLKDIFKSSYLTAMGNKSEKFLPQCLELAANGLKSELWAIRNCGLILLRSLIDCLFGSHQSKALMEAGWDGKANRIAYHRYPSLPRTLLHLLKSGHQMMASIAASSAAAESVFPALDIIRRAGPPEVLREELQIHIAKYLASPVWHVREIAARTLCSCLLHAKWLDTITSIAAESVHSQIGNVQNHVHGVLLALKYIVDRLSEVMPEQLQHDIPKLSGFLIEYWREIQALDSPEIPAAYLEVANLVRALPRPGSIDPIQLEFPTSNNREGALLRAQRVIHEVHSIAEGSGPIENLNTLFLSKTMGVNTIVAGLETVPRLWDISRLSEQDVGKFCNLYRDVCVKIGPVEPRVIALQNLTEILDQVLKSGNISLVSPDLLLEVWSSLPLSSINPALANAVIRISGCIIAILCRAQVVTPEGIKNWGHMMADAGLDDKDFDTRLATVESLCSFFSIIEVGQPWTQEEHLAAILALYDSLNDDDDDIRDVGSATVQSILGKALVPIEAANRLLLWLAQHYAGSPTFRQVVVRRIMGDSRYPTPKNNAVSIQDQLQEAMKFDDSLFVIEKQNLFVDEVRETQRWIGLYENLTWESNDPSLDSLTTWTSAGLEAMQNLARQEDGPLGYASKPEVFAILSRVVRASAAIARKQPDSGLCERINKSGSVVQDGLGHMSGLLLQSF